Proteins encoded together in one Hymenobacter monticola window:
- a CDS encoding nucleoside phosphorylase — MIPNSELILNPDGSIYHLNLLPDHISDTILTVGDPGRVAQVSRHFDSVEFETTHREFVTHVGYYRGKRLTVLSTGMGTDNIDIVMNELDALVNIDFMARTVRPAEERMSLRIIRLGTSGSLQADVPIGAMLATEHAVGLDSLMQFYPLMETGLETEVATELQRTLGLPFAPYVVRGSDLLREQLGTNMVMGNTLTCPGFYGPQGRSLRLDLRTPDYISRLQNFRHQSAEGEFRLSNFEMETAGYYSLGRLLGHEVLSLNAIVANRATGEFAENAAAVVDAMIEQTLQRL; from the coding sequence ATGATTCCCAACTCCGAGCTCATCTTGAACCCCGACGGCAGCATTTATCACCTCAACCTGCTGCCCGACCACATTTCCGACACCATCCTCACCGTGGGCGACCCCGGCCGGGTGGCCCAGGTGAGCCGGCATTTCGACTCGGTGGAGTTTGAAACCACGCACCGTGAGTTTGTGACGCACGTGGGCTACTACCGCGGCAAGCGCCTCACGGTGCTGAGCACCGGCATGGGCACCGACAACATCGACATCGTGATGAACGAGCTTGATGCGCTGGTGAACATCGACTTCATGGCCCGCACCGTGCGGCCCGCCGAGGAGCGCATGAGCCTGCGCATCATCCGGCTGGGCACCAGCGGCAGCCTGCAGGCCGACGTGCCCATTGGCGCCATGCTGGCCACCGAGCACGCCGTGGGCCTCGACAGCCTGATGCAGTTTTACCCGCTGATGGAAACCGGCCTCGAAACCGAAGTGGCCACCGAGCTGCAGCGCACGCTGGGCCTGCCCTTTGCGCCCTACGTGGTGCGCGGGTCCGACCTGCTGCGCGAGCAGTTGGGCACCAACATGGTGATGGGCAACACGCTCACCTGCCCTGGCTTCTACGGCCCGCAGGGCCGCAGCCTGCGCCTCGACCTGCGCACGCCCGACTACATCTCGCGCCTGCAAAACTTCCGTCACCAAAGCGCCGAGGGCGAGTTTCGCCTCAGCAACTTCGAGATGGAAACCGCCGGCTACTACTCGCTGGGCCGCCTGCTGGGCCACGAGGTGCTGTCGCTGAACGCCATCGTGGCCAATCGCGCCACCGGAGAATTCGCCGAAAACGCCGCCGCCGTGGTCGATGCCATGATTGAGCAGACCTTGCAGCGGCTGTAG
- the trhO gene encoding oxygen-dependent tRNA uridine(34) hydroxylase TrhO, which produces MYQVLLYYCYTPLENPEQFRDEHHRLCLELDLRGRIIVAAEGLNGTVSGTVENCVAYMAAVKADPRFEALEFKVDDVAAHTFQKLHVRVKPEIVHSSLHHVRPHEKTGQHLSPQEFKELKDRDDVVVVDVRSDYEYNLGRFKNAVTLDIENFRDFPDRVERLKEFKDKKILTYCTGGVKCEKASAFLLEQGFENVYQLHGGIIKYGIETGGEDFDGQCYVFDNRVAVDVNRVNPTVISRCQHCQQPSNRLINCANPHCNAHLPLCEACGEQLQGACSEACAAHPDKRVYDGTGAYPKLSNHYNPAQGLASYGSVKC; this is translated from the coding sequence ATGTATCAGGTTCTTCTTTATTATTGCTATACCCCGCTCGAAAACCCCGAGCAATTCCGCGACGAGCACCACCGCCTGTGCCTGGAGCTGGACTTGCGCGGCCGCATTATTGTAGCTGCCGAGGGGCTGAACGGTACGGTGTCGGGCACCGTGGAGAATTGCGTCGCCTACATGGCTGCCGTGAAGGCCGACCCGCGGTTCGAAGCGCTGGAGTTTAAGGTAGACGACGTGGCGGCGCACACTTTTCAGAAGCTGCACGTGCGCGTGAAGCCCGAAATTGTGCACAGCAGCCTGCACCACGTGCGGCCCCACGAGAAAACCGGCCAGCACCTCTCGCCTCAGGAATTCAAGGAATTAAAGGACCGCGACGACGTGGTGGTTGTAGACGTGCGCTCGGACTACGAGTACAACCTCGGCCGCTTCAAGAACGCTGTGACGCTCGACATTGAGAACTTCCGTGACTTCCCCGACCGCGTGGAGCGGCTCAAGGAATTCAAGGACAAGAAAATCCTGACTTACTGCACCGGCGGCGTGAAGTGCGAGAAAGCCAGCGCCTTCCTGCTGGAGCAGGGCTTTGAAAATGTGTACCAGCTGCACGGCGGCATCATCAAGTACGGCATCGAAACCGGCGGCGAGGACTTCGACGGCCAGTGCTACGTGTTCGACAACCGTGTGGCCGTGGACGTGAACCGCGTGAACCCCACCGTGATTTCGCGCTGCCAGCACTGCCAGCAGCCCAGCAACCGCCTCATCAACTGCGCCAACCCGCACTGCAACGCCCACCTGCCGCTGTGCGAGGCCTGCGGCGAGCAGCTGCAGGGCGCCTGCTCCGAAGCCTGCGCCGCCCACCCCGACAAGCGCGTCTACGACGGCACCGGCGCCTACCCCAAGCTCAGCAACCACTACAACCCCGCGCAGGGCCTGGCGTCCTACGGGAGCGTTAAATGTTGA
- a CDS encoding NeuD/PglB/VioB family sugar acetyltransferase produces the protein MENPVIILGAQAVGTAALDAFLSNDVVVYCLLDDDKKLQGTELLDVPVMGNTDDGELLKLLGKKCEVFVATEDTASRRSLTTMLRNEYEAVPVNAIHQRASVSNHATLGHGNYIGPNAVVAATATVGDGCLVGANAVVEARAHVGSFAQLGSGALIGADVQVGEQAFVGAGAVVVAGVKIGDKARVGAGSVVVADVPNGQTVFGNPAVKV, from the coding sequence ATGGAAAACCCCGTTATCATTCTTGGTGCCCAGGCTGTGGGCACCGCCGCCCTCGATGCCTTCCTCTCCAACGACGTGGTGGTGTACTGCCTGCTCGACGACGATAAAAAGCTGCAAGGCACCGAACTGCTCGATGTGCCCGTGATGGGCAACACCGACGACGGCGAACTGCTGAAGCTGCTGGGTAAAAAGTGCGAAGTATTTGTGGCTACCGAGGACACCGCCAGCCGCCGCAGCCTCACTACCATGCTGCGCAACGAGTACGAAGCCGTGCCCGTGAACGCCATTCACCAGCGCGCCAGCGTTTCGAACCACGCCACGCTGGGCCACGGCAACTACATCGGCCCCAACGCCGTGGTGGCCGCCACGGCCACCGTGGGCGACGGCTGCCTGGTGGGCGCCAACGCCGTGGTGGAAGCCCGCGCCCACGTGGGCAGTTTCGCCCAATTGGGCAGTGGCGCTCTCATCGGGGCCGATGTGCAAGTAGGGGAGCAGGCCTTCGTAGGAGCTGGTGCCGTGGTAGTGGCCGGTGTCAAAATCGGCGATAAGGCCCGCGTGGGCGCGGGCTCGGTGGTGGTGGCCGATGTGCCCAACGGCCAAACGGTGTTCGGCAACCCAGCGGTGAAAGTTTAA
- a CDS encoding DUF2851 family protein, producing the protein MKEDFLHYVWQHQYFDKADLRTAGGEEIQVLRPGQRNADAGPDFLNARLRIGEVEWNGAVEIHLRASDWNRHHHQIDPKYDQVILHVVGAHDADVARTNGSLIPALALQTRLAPELLARYTSLVEAPAAAPLPCAPLLHLVPEITKTMMTERALLERVERKADAIMELHQTLGQDWEATAYHALMAAFGFQKNNEPLARLAKALPLAVLRRHRHDRRQLEALLFGQAGFLVENEETKADEYIQDLRQEHEFLRHKYNMGAAALAVHEWNYLRLRPANFPPVRLGQLVGLLHVRPALFDALLTAQSVAALAEFFQAPAPAYWRTHFRPGRPGKVPGLGKASIDLLITNVVVPLRVAYARYVGKPEVVESSVALLSELPAEHNQFTDVYDALGFTHRTAADSQGLLALHKTYCAPRRCLHCAIGSRLVQQPRLPR; encoded by the coding sequence ATGAAAGAAGATTTCCTCCATTACGTGTGGCAGCACCAGTATTTTGACAAAGCTGACCTGCGCACGGCCGGAGGCGAGGAAATTCAGGTGCTGCGCCCCGGCCAGCGTAACGCCGACGCCGGCCCGGATTTTCTGAACGCCCGCCTGCGCATTGGCGAAGTAGAATGGAACGGCGCGGTGGAAATCCACCTCCGCGCCTCCGACTGGAACCGCCACCATCATCAAATCGACCCCAAGTACGACCAGGTGATTTTGCACGTGGTGGGCGCGCACGATGCCGATGTGGCCCGAACGAACGGCAGCCTGATTCCCGCTTTGGCCCTGCAAACGCGGCTGGCGCCTGAACTGCTGGCCCGCTACACCTCCTTGGTGGAGGCCCCGGCGGCGGCCCCATTGCCCTGCGCGCCGCTCCTGCACTTGGTGCCCGAAATCACGAAAACCATGATGACCGAGCGCGCCCTGCTGGAGCGCGTGGAGCGCAAGGCCGATGCCATCATGGAGCTGCACCAAACCCTGGGGCAGGACTGGGAGGCCACCGCCTACCACGCCCTGATGGCCGCCTTTGGCTTCCAGAAGAACAACGAGCCGCTGGCCCGCCTGGCCAAAGCCCTGCCGCTGGCTGTGCTCCGCCGGCACCGGCACGACCGGCGCCAGCTCGAAGCCTTGTTGTTTGGGCAGGCCGGGTTTCTGGTTGAAAATGAGGAAACCAAGGCCGATGAATACATCCAGGACTTGAGGCAAGAACACGAGTTTCTGCGCCACAAGTACAACATGGGGGCAGCCGCGCTGGCCGTACACGAGTGGAATTACCTGCGGCTGCGGCCCGCCAATTTTCCGCCGGTGCGGCTGGGGCAGCTGGTGGGCTTGTTGCACGTGCGGCCGGCGTTGTTCGATGCCCTGCTCACGGCGCAAAGCGTGGCAGCGCTGGCTGAGTTTTTCCAGGCGCCGGCGCCCGCGTACTGGCGCACGCACTTTCGGCCCGGCCGGCCGGGCAAAGTGCCGGGCCTCGGCAAAGCCAGCATCGACCTGCTCATCACCAACGTGGTGGTGCCGCTGCGGGTGGCTTACGCCCGCTACGTCGGCAAGCCCGAAGTGGTGGAAAGCAGCGTGGCCCTGCTAAGCGAGCTGCCCGCCGAGCACAACCAGTTCACCGACGTGTACGATGCCCTGGGCTTTACGCACCGCACCGCCGCCGATTCGCAAGGCCTGTTGGCGCTGCACAAAACTTACTGCGCCCCCCGCCGCTGCCTGCACTGCGCCATCGGCAGCCGTCTGGTGCAACAACCCCGCCTTCCCCGATGA
- a CDS encoding LolA family protein, with protein sequence MKKSISFLLLAVSLALPAAAQQDPKAGKILDQMSAKYQALKAFQATFSQTLENPSAKVKQNLNGDIVVSGQKFRLKISGQEVINDGKTTWTYLKNENEVNISDSDPDSQDMSPSQIYTMYKKGYKYTYVQQVTEGGEPLDVIELAPENRQNDVFKVRLKVRKKDASVKSWQMFKKNGNQYTFLIKNFKPNPPVDAGTFAFDKAKYKGVKVVDLR encoded by the coding sequence ATGAAAAAATCAATTTCCTTCTTGCTGCTCGCCGTTTCGCTGGCTCTGCCTGCCGCCGCGCAGCAAGACCCCAAAGCTGGTAAAATCCTCGACCAGATGAGCGCCAAATACCAGGCCTTAAAAGCATTTCAGGCCACTTTCAGCCAGACGCTGGAAAACCCCAGCGCCAAAGTGAAGCAGAACCTCAACGGCGACATTGTGGTGAGCGGCCAGAAGTTCCGCCTCAAAATCAGCGGCCAGGAAGTCATCAACGACGGCAAAACCACCTGGACTTACCTAAAGAACGAAAACGAGGTAAACATTTCCGATTCGGACCCGGATTCGCAGGATATGTCGCCTTCCCAGATTTATACGATGTACAAAAAGGGCTACAAGTACACCTACGTGCAGCAGGTGACTGAAGGCGGCGAGCCCCTCGATGTGATTGAGCTGGCGCCGGAAAACCGCCAGAATGACGTGTTTAAAGTGCGCCTGAAGGTGCGCAAAAAGGACGCTTCGGTGAAAAGCTGGCAGATGTTTAAAAAGAACGGCAACCAGTACACCTTCCTCATCAAAAACTTCAAGCCCAACCCACCCGTCGATGCCGGCACCTTTGCCTTCGACAAGGCCAAGTACAAAGGCGTGAAAGTGGTGGACCTGCGGTAG